Proteins from one Staphylococcus saprophyticus subsp. saprophyticus ATCC 15305 = NCTC 7292 genomic window:
- a CDS encoding protein arginine kinase yields MSKNDISAYMSEWMRDREESPIVMSSRIRLARNLENHVHPLMFLSEQDGFRIINEVQDALPDLAVQRLDAMDQQSKYKLVAKHLISPELIRQPASAVLLNEDESLSIMVNEEDHLRIQAMGNDLSLSSLYEKASEIDDKLDSELDVSFDETLGYLTTCPTNIGTGMRASVMLHLPGLTIMKRMNRIAQTINRFGFTIRGIYGEGSHVYGHIYQISNQLTLGKTEEDIIESLSEVVQQIINEEMQIRERLNRHNYTETLDRVYRSLGILKYSRLISMEEASLRLSEVKLGIDLEYIELEDFKFNELMVAIQSPFLLDDEDDRTVNEKRADILREHIN; encoded by the coding sequence ATGAGTAAAAATGATATTAGTGCATATATGAGTGAATGGATGAGAGATAGAGAAGAAAGTCCCATCGTTATGTCATCAAGGATTCGTTTAGCACGAAATCTTGAAAACCATGTGCACCCACTCATGTTTCTGTCTGAACAAGATGGTTTTAGAATTATTAATGAAGTACAAGATGCGCTTCCCGATTTAGCTGTCCAACGATTAGACGCAATGGATCAGCAAAGTAAATATAAACTTGTCGCGAAACATCTTATTAGTCCAGAATTAATCAGACAACCTGCATCGGCAGTGCTACTGAACGAGGATGAATCGTTAAGCATTATGGTAAATGAAGAAGACCATTTGCGTATTCAAGCGATGGGAAATGATTTATCTTTATCTTCATTATACGAAAAAGCTTCAGAGATTGACGATAAACTAGACAGTGAATTAGATGTAAGTTTTGATGAAACTTTAGGCTATTTAACAACTTGTCCAACAAACATTGGTACAGGCATGCGAGCAAGTGTTATGTTGCATTTACCAGGCCTAACGATTATGAAACGAATGAATCGAATTGCACAAACAATCAATCGTTTCGGTTTTACAATTAGGGGCATTTATGGAGAAGGTTCGCATGTTTATGGTCATATCTATCAAATTTCAAATCAACTTACATTAGGAAAAACTGAAGAAGACATCATTGAAAGTTTATCAGAAGTCGTTCAACAAATTATTAATGAAGAAATGCAGATTCGTGAACGCTTAAACCGACATAACTATACTGAAACATTAGATAGAGTGTATCGTTCGTTAGGTATATTAAAATATAGTAGACTGATATCTATGGAGGAAGCTTCACTAAGATTAAGTGAGGTCAAACTGGGTATTGATTTAGAATACATTGAATTAGAAGACTTCAAGTTTAATGAACTGATGGTTGCGATACAATCACCATTTTTATTAGATGATGAAGATGATAGAACTGTTAATGAAAAAAGAGCAGATATATTAAGAGAACATATAAATTAG
- a CDS encoding PIN/TRAM domain-containing protein encodes MNMIRLIVILCYIILGASIGVYLLPEIFDDIGLGNISLLTNTYFNGLLGIIIFFLIFGWFIKKATLALKELERTIMRQSAVEILFATIGLMIGLLISVMISFIFQIIGNNIINHFVPIIITIILGYFGFQFGLRKRDEMLLFLPENMARSMSINARNAVPKIIDTSAIIDGRILDIIECGFIDGEILIPQGVINELQVVADANDSVKREKGQRGLDILNSLYDTNHPTRIIHPTKTHSDIDAMLIKLAQHYRAHIITTDFNLNKVCHVQGIQALNVNDLSEAIKPSVHQGDRFSLLLTKMGKESGQAVGYLDDGTMVVVDKAKKHIGEHIDLEVISLLQTSSGRIIFAKKLN; translated from the coding sequence GTGAACATGATAAGACTTATTGTTATCTTGTGCTATATCATTTTAGGTGCAAGTATAGGTGTATACCTTTTGCCAGAAATCTTTGATGATATAGGGCTAGGTAATATATCATTATTAACTAATACGTATTTTAATGGACTACTAGGTATTATAATTTTCTTTTTAATATTTGGTTGGTTTATTAAAAAAGCAACACTTGCTTTAAAAGAATTAGAACGAACAATTATGCGTCAAAGCGCAGTAGAAATTTTATTTGCTACAATTGGACTAATGATAGGCTTACTGATTTCAGTTATGATATCTTTTATATTCCAAATTATCGGCAACAACATCATCAATCATTTTGTACCAATCATTATTACAATTATTTTAGGTTATTTCGGCTTCCAATTTGGTTTGCGAAAACGTGACGAAATGTTGCTATTTTTACCAGAAAATATGGCGCGTTCTATGTCTATCAATGCACGAAACGCAGTGCCAAAGATTATAGATACAAGTGCAATTATAGATGGCCGAATTTTAGACATTATTGAATGTGGATTTATTGATGGTGAAATATTAATTCCTCAAGGTGTAATCAACGAACTTCAAGTCGTTGCGGACGCCAATGATAGTGTGAAACGTGAGAAAGGTCAACGTGGTTTAGATATATTAAACTCTTTATATGATACAAATCATCCGACTAGAATTATTCATCCGACGAAAACGCATAGCGATATTGATGCAATGTTAATTAAATTAGCGCAACATTATAGAGCGCACATTATAACGACAGATTTTAATTTAAATAAAGTATGTCATGTGCAAGGAATCCAAGCACTTAATGTGAATGATTTATCTGAAGCAATCAAGCCCTCTGTACATCAAGGTGACCGATTCAGTCTATTACTTACAAAAATGGGTAAAGAGTCTGGGCAAGCAGTTGGTTATTTAGACGATGGAACGATGGTTGTTGTGGATAAAGCTAAAAAACACATTGGCGAACATATCGATTTAGAAGTGATTAGCTTATTACAAACTTCATCGGGTAGAATTATTTTTGCGAAAAAATTAAATTAA
- the gltX gene encoding glutamate--tRNA ligase — protein MSDRVRVRYAPSPTGYLHIGNARTALFNYLFAKHYDGDFVIRIEDTDSKRNLVDGESSQFDNLKWLGIEWDESVDKDKGYGPYRQSERAEIYNPLIQQLLDEDKAYKCYMTEDELEEERQQQIERGEMPRYGGKHAHLTEEERQQFEAEGRKPSIRFRVPKDTTYSFDDMVKGEISFDSNNMGDWVIVKKDGIPTYNFAVAIDDHYMEISDVIRGDDHISNTPKQLMIYETFGWEAPRFAHMSLIVNEERKKLSKRDGQILQFIEQYRDLGYLPEALFNFITLLGWSPEGENEIYSKEDFIKIFDEKRLSKSPAFFDKQKLAWVNNQYMKQKDTETVFELALPHLIKAELLPENPSEADLDWGRKLVSLYQKEMSYAGEIVPLSELFFRDEQTLGDDEQEVIAGEQVPELMNHLYSKLEALEPFEAAEIKKTIKEVQKETGIKGKQLFMPIRVAVTGQMHGPELPNTIEVLGKDKVLSRLKKYV, from the coding sequence ATGAGTGATCGTGTAAGAGTGAGATACGCACCAAGTCCAACTGGATATTTGCATATCGGTAATGCAAGAACTGCATTATTTAACTATTTATTTGCTAAACATTATGATGGTGATTTTGTAATTCGTATTGAAGATACGGATAGTAAGCGTAATTTAGTTGATGGAGAATCATCGCAATTTGATAACTTAAAATGGTTAGGTATCGAATGGGATGAATCTGTTGATAAAGATAAAGGTTATGGACCGTATCGTCAGTCTGAACGTGCAGAAATTTATAATCCGCTGATTCAACAATTATTGGATGAAGACAAAGCTTACAAATGTTATATGACTGAAGACGAATTAGAAGAAGAGCGTCAACAGCAAATTGAACGTGGTGAAATGCCGCGTTATGGTGGTAAACATGCACATTTAACTGAAGAAGAACGTCAACAATTTGAAGCAGAAGGTCGCAAACCTTCAATTCGTTTCCGTGTACCTAAAGATACGACATATTCATTTGATGATATGGTTAAAGGTGAAATTTCATTTGATTCAAATAACATGGGTGACTGGGTCATTGTTAAAAAAGATGGTATCCCAACGTATAACTTTGCGGTAGCTATCGATGACCATTACATGGAAATTTCAGATGTTATTCGTGGTGATGACCATATTTCAAACACACCAAAACAATTAATGATTTATGAAACATTTGGTTGGGAAGCACCAAGATTTGCACATATGTCACTTATCGTAAACGAAGAACGTAAAAAATTAAGTAAACGTGACGGTCAAATCCTACAGTTTATCGAGCAATATCGTGATTTAGGATATTTACCTGAAGCATTATTTAACTTTATTACATTGTTAGGTTGGTCACCAGAAGGCGAAAATGAAATTTATTCTAAAGAAGACTTTATTAAAATCTTTGATGAAAAACGCCTATCTAAATCGCCAGCATTTTTCGATAAACAGAAACTTGCATGGGTTAATAATCAATATATGAAACAAAAAGATACTGAAACAGTATTTGAATTAGCTTTACCTCACTTAATTAAAGCTGAATTGTTACCGGAAAATCCAAGTGAAGCGGACCTAGATTGGGGACGTAAACTTGTTTCACTTTATCAAAAAGAAATGAGCTATGCTGGAGAAATTGTACCGTTATCGGAATTATTCTTCCGTGATGAACAAACATTAGGTGACGATGAGCAAGAAGTTATTGCAGGTGAGCAAGTACCAGAATTGATGAACCATTTATATAGTAAATTAGAAGCACTTGAACCATTTGAAGCTGCTGAAATTAAAAAAACGATTAAAGAAGTTCAAAAAGAAACGGGTATCAAAGGTAAACAATTATTTATGCCTATCCGTGTTGCTGTTACTGGTCAAATGCATGGCCCAGAATTACCAAATACAATTGAAGTACTAGGTAAAGATAAAGTATTATCACGTTTGAAAAAATATGTATAA
- the cysS gene encoding cysteine--tRNA ligase, whose product MITLYNTLTRQKETFEPIEPGKVKMYVCGPTVYNYIHIGNARPAINYDVVRRYFEYQGYEVVFVSNFTDVDDKLIKRSKELDESVETIADRYIDAFYEDVGALNVKKATSNPRVMNHMDDIINFIKDLVDEGYAYESGGDVYFRTRKFQDYGKLSHQSLNDLKVGARIEQGEQKEDALDFTLWKQAKPGEISWESPFGEGRPGWHIECSVMAYHELGATIDIHAGGTDLQFPHHENEIAQSEAHNHAPFANYWMHNGFINIDNEKMSKSLGNFVLVHDIIKQIDPDVLRFFMISVHYRSPINYNMELVEAAKSGLERVRNSYQAIEEREAIATDIEAQSDYIAEIDKILEQFETVMNDDFNTANAITAWYDLAKLANKYVLENTTSTKVLGRFKEVYQIFSDVLGVPLKGKDSDELLDEEVEALIEERNNARKDKDFARADEIRDQLKEQNIILEDTPQGVRFKRG is encoded by the coding sequence ATGATTACATTATATAATACATTAACGCGTCAAAAAGAGACGTTTGAACCAATTGAACCTGGTAAAGTTAAAATGTATGTTTGTGGACCAACTGTATATAATTATATTCATATCGGAAATGCACGACCAGCTATCAATTACGATGTAGTAAGAAGATATTTTGAATATCAAGGCTATGAAGTCGTATTTGTTTCAAATTTTACAGATGTAGATGACAAATTAATTAAACGCTCAAAAGAATTGGACGAATCAGTTGAAACGATTGCTGATCGCTACATTGATGCATTCTACGAAGATGTAGGTGCGTTAAATGTAAAAAAAGCAACGTCTAATCCACGTGTTATGAATCATATGGATGACATCATTAACTTTATAAAAGACCTCGTTGATGAAGGTTATGCTTATGAAAGTGGCGGCGATGTTTATTTTAGAACACGAAAATTCCAAGATTACGGTAAATTAAGCCATCAATCTTTAAATGATTTAAAAGTAGGCGCACGTATTGAACAGGGTGAACAGAAGGAAGATGCATTAGATTTTACGTTATGGAAGCAAGCTAAACCAGGTGAAATCAGTTGGGAAAGCCCATTTGGTGAAGGTAGACCTGGCTGGCATATTGAATGTTCAGTAATGGCTTATCATGAATTGGGTGCCACAATTGATATTCATGCGGGTGGTACAGATTTACAGTTCCCACACCATGAAAATGAAATTGCGCAATCAGAGGCACATAACCACGCGCCGTTTGCGAACTATTGGATGCATAATGGTTTCATCAATATAGATAATGAAAAAATGAGTAAATCATTAGGCAACTTTGTTTTAGTACACGACATCATCAAACAAATTGATCCAGATGTATTACGCTTTTTCATGATTAGTGTACATTATAGAAGCCCTATTAATTATAATATGGAACTTGTCGAAGCGGCTAAAAGCGGTTTGGAACGTGTGCGTAACAGCTATCAAGCGATTGAAGAACGTGAAGCAATTGCTACAGATATTGAAGCGCAAAGTGATTATATTGCTGAAATAGATAAAATTTTAGAGCAATTTGAAACCGTTATGAATGATGATTTTAATACAGCGAATGCTATTACTGCTTGGTATGATTTGGCTAAATTAGCAAATAAATACGTGCTAGAAAACACAACGTCTACGAAAGTACTTGGACGTTTTAAAGAAGTTTATCAAATCTTTAGTGATGTACTAGGAGTGCCTTTGAAAGGCAAAGATAGTGATGAACTACTAGATGAAGAAGTCGAAGCGCTGATTGAAGAAAGAAACAATGCAAGAAAAGATAAAGATTTCGCTCGTGCAGATGAAATACGTGATCAACTAAAAGAACAAAATATTATATTAGAAGACACGCCTCAAGGTGTGAGATTTAAACGTGGCTAA
- the radA gene encoding DNA repair protein RadA, with protein sequence MAKKKVIFECMACGYQSPKWMGKCPNCGGWNQMEEIVEQKAASPKHGVRSRDNVSKVQKLNEIKHETTPRVKTNSNEFNRVLGGGIVNGSLVLIGGDPGIGKSTLLLQICASLSQSKNVLYITGEESLSQTKLRAERLDEDSSELNVFAETDLEVIHETVKQIKPDLLVVDSIQTIFHPEISSAPGSVSQVRESTQSLMNIAKQMNIATFIVGHVTKEGQIAGPRLLEHMVDTVLYFEGDEHHAYRILRAVKNRFGSTNEMGIFEMKQTGLKGVKNPSEMFLEERSANVPGSTIVSTMEGTRPLLIEVQALVTPTTFNNPRRMATGIDHNRLSLLMAVLEKKENYLLQQQDAYIKVAGGVRLTEPAVDLGIIIATASSFKDLTVDGLDCFIGEVGLTGEVRRVSRIEQRVQEAEKLGFKRVIIPESNIGGWQFPEGIKVIGVKSVHEALKYALTKHKK encoded by the coding sequence TTGGCTAAAAAGAAAGTGATTTTTGAATGTATGGCATGTGGTTATCAGTCACCGAAATGGATGGGGAAATGCCCAAACTGTGGTGGTTGGAATCAAATGGAAGAAATTGTCGAACAAAAGGCAGCCAGTCCAAAACATGGCGTACGCAGTCGAGACAATGTATCTAAAGTACAAAAATTAAATGAAATTAAACATGAAACAACACCTAGGGTTAAAACAAATTCAAACGAATTTAACCGCGTACTAGGTGGAGGTATTGTTAATGGTTCACTTGTCTTAATTGGTGGTGATCCTGGTATTGGGAAATCGACATTACTATTACAAATTTGTGCATCATTATCCCAATCTAAAAACGTATTATATATCACTGGTGAAGAATCATTGAGTCAAACGAAATTAAGAGCGGAAAGATTAGATGAGGATTCTAGTGAATTAAATGTATTTGCCGAAACAGATTTAGAAGTAATCCATGAAACGGTTAAACAAATTAAACCAGATTTACTTGTTGTGGATTCTATACAAACAATATTCCACCCTGAAATCAGCTCGGCACCAGGCTCGGTTTCACAAGTTAGAGAAAGTACGCAGAGCTTAATGAATATAGCTAAACAGATGAATATTGCGACGTTTATTGTCGGACATGTAACAAAAGAAGGTCAAATCGCTGGGCCGCGTTTACTTGAACATATGGTGGACACAGTGCTTTACTTCGAAGGTGATGAACACCATGCATATCGTATTTTAAGAGCTGTGAAAAACCGTTTTGGTTCTACAAATGAAATGGGTATCTTTGAGATGAAGCAAACAGGTTTGAAAGGCGTTAAAAACCCTTCGGAAATGTTTCTTGAAGAACGTTCAGCCAATGTACCAGGTTCCACGATTGTTTCTACCATGGAAGGTACGAGACCTTTATTGATTGAAGTACAAGCATTAGTGACACCGACAACTTTTAATAATCCGAGACGTATGGCAACGGGCATAGATCATAATCGATTGAGTTTGCTCATGGCCGTATTAGAAAAGAAAGAAAATTATCTCCTTCAGCAGCAAGATGCTTATATCAAAGTTGCGGGTGGTGTGAGACTTACTGAGCCAGCAGTAGATTTAGGTATCATTATTGCGACGGCTTCAAGCTTTAAAGATTTAACGGTGGACGGCTTGGACTGTTTCATCGGTGAGGTAGGTCTTACTGGAGAAGTCAGACGTGTTTCTCGAATAGAACAACGTGTCCAAGAAGCTGAAAAATTAGGGTTCAAACGTGTGATTATCCCTGAGTCCAATATTGGGGGATGGCAATTTCCTGAAGGTATAAAAGTAATTGGGGTTAAAAGTGTTCATGAAGCTTTAAAATACGCATTAACAAAACATAAAAAATAA
- the cysE gene encoding serine O-acetyltransferase produces MLKRIKDDVNMVFEQDPAARTTLEVVTSYAGVHAVWSHLIAHELYKKKKYVLARLISQITRFFTGIEIHPGAQIGRRLFIDHGMGVVIGETCRIGDNVTIYQGVTLGGTGKEKGKRHPDIGDNVLIAAGAKVLGNITINSNVNIGANSVVLNTVPSYSTVVGIPGHIVKQDGRRIGKTFDHRNLPDPIYEQLKELEKQLEKTRNGEIQDDYII; encoded by the coding sequence ATGTTGAAAAGAATAAAAGACGATGTAAATATGGTGTTTGAACAAGATCCTGCAGCACGTACAACTTTAGAAGTTGTTACTTCATATGCAGGCGTGCATGCGGTCTGGAGTCATTTGATTGCACATGAACTATATAAAAAGAAAAAATATGTCTTAGCGAGATTAATTTCACAAATTACACGCTTTTTTACAGGTATTGAAATTCACCCAGGCGCTCAAATCGGTAGACGTTTATTCATTGACCATGGCATGGGCGTAGTGATTGGAGAAACTTGTCGAATTGGAGATAATGTAACGATTTATCAAGGCGTTACATTAGGCGGTACGGGTAAAGAAAAAGGAAAACGCCATCCAGATATAGGGGATAATGTACTTATTGCTGCGGGAGCAAAAGTGCTTGGTAATATTACGATTAATTCAAATGTGAATATCGGTGCGAACTCAGTCGTACTTAATACTGTACCTAGTTATTCAACTGTAGTCGGTATTCCAGGACACATTGTAAAACAAGATGGCAGACGTATTGGCAAAACATTTGATCACCGTAATTTACCTGACCCAATCTACGAGCAATTAAAAGAACTTGAAAAACAACTTGAGAAAACAAGAAATGGAGAGATACAAGATGATTACATTATATAA
- a CDS encoding CtsR family transcriptional regulator — MHNMSDIIEQYIKKLFEDTNEDVVEIRRTNIAQRFDCVPSQLNYVIKTRFTNEHGYEIESKRGGGGYIRITKIENKDETGYINHLLQLVGPSISQQQAYYIVDGLLDKSYINEREAKMIYAVIDRETLKMDILSRDIIRANIIKRLLHVINYY; from the coding sequence ATGCACAACATGTCCGACATCATAGAACAATACATTAAAAAATTATTTGAAGACACCAATGAAGACGTTGTTGAAATTCGACGAACCAATATTGCGCAGCGCTTTGACTGTGTGCCTTCTCAGCTTAATTATGTAATCAAAACACGTTTCACAAATGAACATGGCTATGAAATTGAAAGTAAAAGAGGTGGCGGTGGTTACATTCGAATCACTAAAATTGAAAATAAAGACGAAACAGGTTACATTAATCACTTACTTCAATTAGTAGGGCCATCTATTTCACAGCAACAGGCATATTACATTGTGGATGGTTTGTTAGATAAATCATATATTAATGAGCGAGAAGCAAAAATGATATACGCTGTAATAGATAGAGAAACATTGAAGATGGATATACTATCTAGAGATATTATTCGAGCAAATATAATTAAAAGATTGTTACATGTTATAAATTATTATTAA
- a CDS encoding ATP-dependent Clp protease ATP-binding subunit, whose translation MLFGRLTERAQRVLAHAQEEAIRLNHSNIGTEHLLLGLMKEPEGIAAKVLETFEITEEKVVEEVEKLIGHGQEQMGALHYTPRAKKVIELSMDEARKLHHNFVGTEHILLGLIRENEGVAARVFANLDLNITKARAQVVKALGSPEMSNKNAQANKSNNTPTLDSLARDLTVIAKDGTLDPVIGRDKEITRVIEVLSRRTKNNPVLIGEPGVGKTAIAEGLAQAIVNNEVPETLKGKRVMSLDMGTVVAGTKYRGEFEERLKKVMEEIHQAGNVILFIDELHTLVGAGGAEGAIDASNILKPALARGELQCIGATTLDEYRKNIEKDAALERRFQPVQVDEPTVEDTIEILKGLRDRYEAHHRINISDEALVSAAKLSHRYVSDRFLPDKAIDLIDEASSKVRLKSHTTPPNLKEIEQQIEQVKNEKDAAVHAQEFENAANLRDKQTKLEKQYEEANTNWKNTQNGDNTSLSEEDIGEVIAGWTGIPLTKINETESDRLLNLEDTLHNRVIGQKDAVTSISKAVRRARAGLKDPKRPIGSFIFLGPTGVGKTELARALAESMFGEDDAMIRVDMSEFMEKHAVSRLVGAPPGYVGHDDGGQLTEKVRRKPYSVILFDEIEKAHPDVFNILLQVLDDGHLTDTKGRRVDFRNTVIIMTSNVGAQELQDQRFAGFGGATEGQDYESIRKTMMKELKNAFRPEFLNRVDDIIVFHKLSKDELKQIVTMMVNKLTNRLSEQDINISVTEAAKEKIAEEGYDPEYGARPLIRAIQKTVEDNLSELILDGNQIEGKEVKIDHDGKEFKYDITERQDSAKDKETSES comes from the coding sequence ATGCTATTTGGAAGACTTACAGAAAGAGCACAACGTGTATTAGCACATGCTCAAGAAGAAGCAATTCGTTTAAACCATTCAAATATAGGAACAGAACATCTACTTTTAGGTTTAATGAAAGAACCTGAAGGTATTGCTGCCAAAGTTTTAGAAACTTTTGAGATTACTGAAGAAAAAGTTGTTGAAGAAGTAGAAAAATTAATTGGCCATGGTCAAGAACAAATGGGTGCATTGCACTACACACCTCGTGCGAAAAAAGTTATAGAATTATCAATGGATGAAGCAAGAAAATTACATCATAACTTTGTTGGAACAGAGCATATTTTGCTTGGTCTAATCAGAGAAAATGAAGGTGTTGCAGCACGCGTATTTGCAAACTTAGATTTAAATATAACAAAAGCACGTGCACAAGTTGTTAAAGCGTTAGGTAGCCCTGAAATGAGCAACAAAAATGCACAAGCAAACAAATCAAATAACACACCAACATTGGATAGTCTTGCACGTGACTTAACTGTTATCGCTAAAGACGGTACGTTAGATCCAGTGATTGGTAGAGATAAAGAAATAACAAGAGTCATTGAAGTGTTAAGTCGTCGTACTAAGAACAACCCTGTATTAATTGGTGAACCGGGTGTTGGTAAAACAGCAATTGCGGAAGGTTTAGCACAAGCAATTGTTAATAATGAAGTACCTGAAACATTAAAAGGAAAACGTGTAATGTCATTAGATATGGGAACAGTAGTGGCTGGAACGAAATATCGTGGTGAATTTGAAGAACGTTTGAAAAAAGTTATGGAAGAAATACACCAAGCAGGTAATGTGATATTATTCATTGATGAATTACACACACTAGTTGGTGCTGGTGGCGCAGAAGGTGCGATTGATGCTTCAAATATTCTTAAACCAGCCTTAGCACGTGGCGAGCTACAATGTATCGGTGCGACAACATTGGATGAATATCGTAAAAATATTGAAAAAGATGCAGCACTTGAACGTCGTTTCCAACCTGTTCAAGTAGATGAACCTACAGTAGAAGACACTATTGAAATCTTAAAAGGTTTACGTGATCGCTATGAAGCACATCACCGTATCAATATTTCTGATGAAGCATTGGTATCAGCTGCTAAATTGAGTCATCGCTATGTTTCAGACCGTTTCTTACCAGATAAAGCGATTGATTTAATTGATGAAGCTAGTTCAAAAGTAAGACTGAAAAGTCATACAACACCACCAAACTTAAAAGAAATTGAACAACAAATTGAACAAGTCAAAAATGAAAAAGATGCTGCAGTACATGCTCAAGAATTCGAAAATGCGGCAAATCTTCGTGATAAACAAACTAAATTAGAAAAACAATATGAAGAAGCTAATACGAATTGGAAGAATACTCAAAACGGTGATAACACATCATTATCTGAAGAAGATATCGGTGAAGTCATCGCTGGTTGGACAGGTATTCCATTGACTAAGATTAATGAAACAGAATCAGATCGTCTGCTTAACTTAGAAGATACACTACACAATAGAGTGATTGGACAAAAAGACGCAGTGACATCCATTAGTAAAGCAGTGAGACGTGCAAGAGCTGGATTGAAAGATCCTAAACGTCCAATCGGTAGCTTTATTTTCTTAGGACCTACGGGTGTAGGTAAGACTGAGCTAGCGCGTGCGTTAGCGGAGTCTATGTTCGGTGAAGACGATGCTATGATCCGCGTTGACATGAGTGAGTTCATGGAAAAACATGCTGTCAGCCGTTTAGTTGGTGCTCCTCCAGGCTATGTAGGACATGACGATGGTGGACAATTAACTGAAAAAGTAAGACGTAAACCTTATTCTGTTATTTTATTTGATGAAATCGAAAAAGCACATCCAGATGTATTTAACATCTTGCTACAAGTGTTAGACGATGGTCATCTAACAGATACCAAAGGTCGTCGTGTTGACTTCCGTAATACGGTAATTATTATGACATCAAATGTTGGCGCGCAAGAATTACAAGATCAACGTTTTGCTGGTTTTGGTGGCGCTACAGAAGGTCAAGATTATGAATCAATTCGCAAGACAATGATGAAAGAATTGAAAAATGCTTTCCGTCCAGAGTTCTTAAACCGTGTTGATGATATCATTGTATTCCACAAACTTTCTAAAGATGAGTTGAAACAAATTGTGACAATGATGGTTAACAAACTTACTAATCGACTTTCTGAACAAGATATTAATATATCGGTTACAGAAGCGGCTAAAGAGAAAATTGCCGAAGAAGGTTACGATCCAGAGTATGGTGCAAGACCACTTATTCGTGCTATTCAAAAAACAGTTGAAGATAACTTGAGTGAATTGATTTTAGACGGTAACCAAATTGAAGGTAAAGAAGTTAAAATTGATCACGATGGTAAAGAATTCAAATATGATATTACGGAAAGACAAGATTCAGCTAAAGATAAAGAAACATCTGAATCATAA
- a CDS encoding UvrB/UvrC motif-containing protein — protein MLCENCHLNEAEVKLAVKGQDGINEKWVCSTCAQGGNPWTQNQQIQAQDDIEGAFVVKQILQHLAAKHGIDFDEIAFKEEKRCPTCHMTLKDIAHVGKFGCADCYATFKDDIVDIVRRVQGGQIEHIGKTPRSSHRKLALKKQIEEKSSYLNQLIEEQNFEEAAVVRDEIKALKEDSEVKHDE, from the coding sequence GTGCTATGCGAAAATTGTCATTTGAATGAAGCAGAAGTGAAATTGGCAGTGAAAGGGCAAGATGGTATAAATGAAAAATGGGTATGTTCCACGTGTGCACAAGGAGGTAATCCTTGGACACAAAATCAACAAATCCAAGCCCAAGATGATATCGAAGGTGCGTTTGTAGTCAAACAAATCTTGCAACATCTAGCTGCTAAACATGGTATCGATTTTGATGAAATTGCTTTTAAAGAAGAGAAACGCTGTCCAACTTGCCATATGACATTAAAAGATATTGCACATGTTGGTAAATTTGGTTGTGCAGACTGCTATGCGACATTTAAAGATGACATAGTCGATATTGTACGACGCGTACAAGGTGGTCAAATTGAGCACATTGGAAAAACACCGAGATCTTCACATAGAAAATTGGCTTTAAAAAAACAAATTGAGGAAAAATCTTCTTATCTAAATCAATTGATAGAAGAGCAAAATTTTGAAGAAGCTGCCGTTGTTCGTGATGAAATCAAGGCATTAAAAGAGGACAGCGAGGTGAAACATGATGAGTAA